In Deltaproteobacteria bacterium, the genomic stretch GGGTTGCCCCGGAGACGTTTTTCGAATTGGGGGCCGACGTGATCACTCTCTTTGATAAGCCGAATGGAGAGAACATCAATGTCGAGTGTGGGTCACAGCATCCCGAGACACTGGCTGAAGAAGTGGTCAAACAAAATGCAGCCGTGGGCGTTGCCTTTGACGGAGATGGGGATCGCCTCATCGCCGTTGACGAAAAGGGGAACGTGCTGACCGGGGATCAGGTGATAGCCATTTGTGCCAAGGTGATGAAGGACACAGGCAGGCTTACCAATAATCTGGTCGTGAGCACCGTCATGAGTAATATCGGGCTGAGCGCGGCTCTGAAGGAGCTCGGGATCGAGCAATCTGTTACCAGGGTCGGTGATCGATACGTCCTCGAAGAAATGCGAGCCAAAGGTGCCAGTATCGGTGGTGAGGAATCGGGTCATGTGATCTTTCTGCAACATCATACCACAGGTGACGGTATTATCACGGCGTTACAGGTTATGGCGGCGATGGCGAAGGAACAAAAGCCGTTGTCTGAGTTGGCGAAGATCATGGCGGTCTTTCCCCAAAAGCTGATCAACATTGGCGTGAAATCGAAACCCGAGCTATCCACAGTGCCGGAAATTGTCCGGGTTGTCGAGGCCGCGGAAAAAGCATTAGGCGACAAGGGGAGGGTCCTTGTCCGCTATTCGGGGACGCAGAATATGTGTAGAGTCATGGTGGAGGGACCGACGGATGAAGCGACCGAGAGATATTGTCGGCAAATCGCCGATGTCGTTAAAGCGAAACTCGGATAGATGATCTCATCTGTGAGACGAATACATAGGGTTTTAAGCCCGGAATATAAAACACAGCCATCTAAAATCCTAAGGGGGTTGAAGATATGCCGTTCAAAGTCATTATAACGCGTGATTTCGATCATATGAGCGAAGTTGGCGCCCGCATCGTTGTTGACCATATCAAAACGACCCTGAGCACAAAGGACAGCTATGTTTTGGGTTTGGCAACCGGCAACTCACCGACCGGTCTCTATAAACATCTTGCCAAGGCTGCCAATACTGGAGAATTCGATTCGTCGAAGATCGAGAGCTTTAATCTCGATGAATATATCGGCCTTCCGGGAGAGAACGCACAGCAGCGGACCTTGCATAAAGAGAGCTACAGCTTTTTTATGATCCAGGAACTCTTCGGCCTACTGCAGAAGAAGTTTCAAGAGGTGAATGTTCCCTGGGGGACGCTCGTTGATCAGGAAAGGCTTGAAGCGGAGCTCAAGGCCCATCCCGAGGATTGGGAAGAGCAGGGGGTCGATAAGGGGAAGGCGATTGTTATCCTACGCGATGCCCGATCGGAGTACCTCTATTGGATTCGGACGTCGATTCTGGACGCCTATGCCGCGAAGATCAGACAACGGGGAGGGGTCGATTTACATATCGTGGGAGTCGGCGGACGGGGCCATGTGGCGTTCCACGAGTCGGGTATCCCCTTTGATGGCAACGAGATGCTCCTGGTGAAGCTCGATGATAACACCGTGGAGAATGCTGTAGCGGATGGACATTTTGCGAGCAAGGAAGAGAGCCCCTGGTATGCTATTTCCATGGGGGCTGAGCTTGTCTATCAGGCAAAGACCGTGGTACTGCTTGCCAACGGAG encodes the following:
- a CDS encoding phosphoglucosamine mutase yields the protein MGALFGTDGVRGVANEYPMTAEMALNIGRATAHLFKRKGHHARIIIGKDTRISGYMLENALVSGICSMGVDAILLGPMPTPGVAFLTSSMRADAGIVISASHNPFQDNGIKIFSSDGFKLPDEKELEIEELIFSNNMHTLHPSPRELGKAYRIEGAMGRYIVFLKSSFPKEYNLEGMKVVLDCANGATYRVAPETFFELGADVITLFDKPNGENINVECGSQHPETLAEEVVKQNAAVGVAFDGDGDRLIAVDEKGNVLTGDQVIAICAKVMKDTGRLTNNLVVSTVMSNIGLSAALKELGIEQSVTRVGDRYVLEEMRAKGASIGGEESGHVIFLQHHTTGDGIITALQVMAAMAKEQKPLSELAKIMAVFPQKLINIGVKSKPELSTVPEIVRVVEAAEKALGDKGRVLVRYSGTQNMCRVMVEGPTDEATERYCRQIADVVKAKLG
- a CDS encoding 6-phosphogluconolactonase; translated protein: MPFKVIITRDFDHMSEVGARIVVDHIKTTLSTKDSYVLGLATGNSPTGLYKHLAKAANTGEFDSSKIESFNLDEYIGLPGENAQQRTLHKESYSFFMIQELFGLLQKKFQEVNVPWGTLVDQERLEAELKAHPEDWEEQGVDKGKAIVILRDARSEYLYWIRTSILDAYAAKIRQRGGVDLHIVGVGGRGHVAFHESGIPFDGNEMLLVKLDDNTVENAVADGHFASKEESPWYAISMGAELVYQAKTVVLLANGGRKAKPVMESLMNDPTPEIPMSYGHILSKNGGTMIYVIDREAAEYVLDHISTITDKGIEIEDISDQRASQKVEDLHFFRHPDTCLLG